ctgttaaactggcaaatggaggtttcaaaaagtattgaataaaagggtgccgttaattgtggccaatgtgtattagagtgTATAAGCGCGTGTGTGTAGCTTTTTTTtagacagaaaataaaaatgttattgctTACGTCTTAGCATAaagtctattttaaagtatataaaatgatatatgtatgtatataaattgTGATACTGATTTCTAAATTTGTCTACTGGAAaatcagttttgccatcacagtattaatttactttttttttttaaatggataaactttcttttaaattatggtATAAGACACTTCATTGAGAAACAACCCAAAAATCGTACTGCCCCTAtttgaccatttaaaaaaatcctttctttaaaattgtaatgatctttttcacaatattactgtttttactctgttttttttttttttggtttttttaaatcaaataaatgcagccttggtttgAATCTTTAAAGAGAatattatttcctttttttaagcATGCATTTTGTGCACACATATTAAGGGCTGCTGATTTAGCCTTCATTCAAAATACATGGCGTGTACTAAAGCCACAGCAAACAGTGAGTGATTATGGAAAACAGCAGATGTGTAGTTGTCAGTGTTGGGGTTCATCAGGCTACGGCTGGCCACCCTTATACCTTGTTTACCACTCTGCCCGACCACCACCTGGCACACGAGTTTATATCGTGGCGGATTGACATCTTTTAGTTTACTGAGAACTAGATCTGCTAACATCTGACACAGCTGGCTACAACTATCAGGACTGtaacacacaccttccaaataACTATCCAAAGTGGCCTGTAAGATCTGCTGGGTCCTGCTGGCACTGAAATGGCACCCTGGTTCTGGTCCCATTCTGTAGGTGTTCTCCACATACACCTCCTGGATGGGTTGTTGGAGGTACAGTCCAGAGAAGCTCACTCTTCCTCCCTGGTGCCAGCCTGCAAATGAGAACCGCTTGCCCATGGAGATGTGAGAATTGCTGACGTTGGGGCTCAAGAACGATGACTCGGATGAAGGAACCGTCATGCTCCTGAGAAACAGGGGTCTGTGGTGGGGCTGGTCCTTGGATTGGTCTTTAGAGCTTCGGCGAGTGGAGATAGAGCCCAGACGTCGCCTTGGAGGCCCTGAGGCACCTGGTTCTGTGGACATGGAGCGATTGAACTGAGCTAAAGTCTCCTGAGACAGTGGCAGAGGCCGATTTGCCATGATGAAGAAATCTGTGAGGACACACATCACATTGTATTGATCAATATAGCCTTATTCAAAAAgtgattttaatgatttattcactatacatttcgatatatatatatatatatatatatacagtatatatatatatatatgtaaaattataaatagacTTGAGTTAATTtcatataatttcatttcagtttgcCCACACAATTttcaaggaatagttcacccaaaaaatgtaatttgcagtcaatataaaatttacattaGATTTTGTTTCTCCGATGGATTAATTGGTCAACTAATTGGTTGataattttgatgtttttatcaacagTTTGATCCCTccttctgacagcacccattcactgcagagaatccatcggtgagcaagtgatgtaatgctaaatttctccaaatcagttccaaagaagaaacaaactcgactacattttaatttgacattttttgtgaatgaaaatatttataaatagttttactttatacatatttatgatttattattttatatataaatattttaaacaattcattgcatattatttaaatatttatatttcatatttttttaaatattaatttaatatgaaaaaattaCTGCTGAACCACCACTGACATTGAGGAAACCACCATAATGGGATGCAGTCTAACAAATAATCAGATTAttgcttttgtttatttatttatttatttatttatttatttatttatttatttatttatttatttatttatttatttatttatttatttatttatttatttatttatttatttatttatttatttatttatttatttatttatttatttatttatttatccatttattgattcattcattcaatgaCTCATTTGTAATCTACTACCTCAATCCATCTGGTTATCTTTGCAAGTAGCAATAGTTATTTATAATTTACGAACCCTAAAGCTATGTGTTGTGTGCCAGTCCTGTTACATACTAAATGTTTTAGGGTTGAAGATCAGTGCTAAAACGTCTTTGCTCCCACCCTGAGCAACTATCATTGCACCACACATCATTTTTTACTACCAGTATTCTTGTGCATTGTgccaaaaacaatatttttctttaaaaaaaaaaaaaataagacaaaGACAAATTCTGCTTCTTCACTGAAAATGCATcaggcattttaattttagtaaaagctACAACGATACAATTCCATTTAACTCATTATAAGCAGGATAAGCTTATTGACTGATACTTCagtgaaaaacacaaaattatgattttttttcttcacactaCAGTAAGTCAAAAGTTCAGTATTCAATTCATTACATGTAGTAAGTCATTCAGGCACAAATGGCATCATTTCCTGGGAATTACCCACATTGTATTTGTTGAAAAAGATGTGAACTTACAGGATGGTCAGCTCTGTAAAAGAGGTCATGCGCGTTCAATGGTTAAATGCATCCAGTCACAATCAGGTGTGAGACTAAGGGCCTTTCCCAGTAACACAAACTGAAATTTTACTCTTGTTTCCTCAAAGACACAGGTTTCTAAAATGAGATAGTTTTCTTGAACCAAAAACATTTCTATGAATCTAATTAAAAAGATAACTGAGATTTATTAGTTATAGACCTACTGTGCAAGAATTTGGCCCTCATAAATCCATGCCTATTGAGTGTGGTACTCTTTGTTATTTGTTACTCTTTCTTATAAAGGGAGTCCAGAGAGAGCTGCCATCAGGGGGGAACAACCAGGAACATTGTCCTAGGCCCTGGGACTAGAGGAAGCCTACTAAATCAATGCTTCTGAGTGTATGGGGGCTGGGGTCCAACATTATAATTTGGTCCtaaaaaatcatttcaaaagGTGTTCGCTACATCAGTAGGccattaaaaagtttatacTAAGGAATTGTGAGAGTGACAATATGAGTCACATATCTACCATAAGAAAAGCAATAGTGTGTCAGTTTAAGATTGAACAAATGCTTCCAAAAACACATGAATAATCCTAAACAGAGTAAATCTATGAATTAAAAGCTATAACACAGAATAAAgcttatattattaaaaaacggTCAAGCGTAAGACCTGAATGTGAATCAGTGACCTGAAGTTGTTTGGGCCAAAATACCATCAAATACCATTTGGAACTGATGTACttgcagaaagaaaaaaaaaaaagctttatttaGTTGTTGTTGGAAATTTTGTGAATGTTAGATTTGTCCAATAAAATGACATATTTCACAACTGAAAAAATGCCAGTGAAGTGTTAATAGAAGACAACCAGAGACCGCTTGAGTCCAGACTTAGATTAGCCTATGTTTCTAACaattaaaaaactattaaacaTTGATTTTAACCTGGGCACCTAGTTGAATCTGTTTCTTGGAAGCCAACCCGAAGAGTTTCTTTAAgagaattaaattatttttaatgtatgaaACTTTTCTTAAACAGCACCATCAGGGAAGTTCCCACCTGTTTGTGCAGTAAGTTATTGTTAAAGTCCTCAGATTGAGTCAACAATATACCACACCTCAGGTTCAGTTCACCTTTCTTCTGTCTCTCCCCAGTCTTTGTCTCCACACCACTCTAGAGAGATATCAGTATACGTGCCAAAACATTCACCACAGTTTACCGCTCTACACACATGTAGAATAGTAACAGTAAGCAAAAAAACGTGTAAAAGTACAGGTGTGGGTAGGATAGAGAGTAAGAATGAGTCTTTCACAACTGAGTCACTAGAAAAGAACAGCAAGCAATTGTACATCCTCACCCAGATAAGATCATTTAATTAGCACATCTTTACCGTCAGCTTCCACACCATGGCCAGCAAGAATGAACAAGCTAAAATGGCTCTTGAGTCAGATGTTTTACAAGCTCCGAAATGAATCTACCAAAGTTTCTCTGAGAAgcatatttattgtttgtaaaaatatatttaagtatcAGTTTTATGCTTTTTCCATCTTGTCAGAATGAATTAACAATAACATTTCaatgatatatacagtatgtatgtatgtatatatatgtgtgtgtgtgtgtgtgtgtgtgtgtgtgtgtgtgagtatgtatatatatatatatatatatatatatatacacaatcaaaccaaaatttattcagacaacTTCAAGATTTCTCACAttatatcacagtttattcgctatagttttgaaaatggtaataaaatatgacaagaactctgaattaaactgtgtcagaacaaattcatcttgatagaaaggtatgtaatggattacaatcaaccaaaaattattcagctgTTACATTTAAGTACGCAATTtgataataccaatttaggtcaaccaattaccaagcaatgttaattctgttcagtctgtggtgtgaaaaggtcacattagcaaataaagaaaacatacttaagcaaaacatggtcagaTCACAGTGTCTGAATAATTCTTGATCCCAAATTTTaatggtagtccactgtatgaagaatttttgggcaaaaatatcaaaaattgtatctggtgtctgaattatttttggtttgactatactatatatactatatatatatatatatatattattttcccTTTAAATTTTTACTCTAACCTATTTATCTAACACAAAAAAGACCTATTAGATAAATAGGTTAGAGTAAAAGtttaaagagaaaataatattttaaatgattaaaacatgAAAGTCAATCTAAATCTAAAGTAAAGTCAATCTCAACAAGCCATGAATGTTAATATGGCTTCCAAAACCAtctataaaatcaataaaatatttgttgtaataaaatgttgtatttggTATAGCCATGATGCTGGGTTACCCCAAATTTCCTTACCCGTTTAGGAGCtcaattaaatttgaaaattgtTGTATTCCAGTGAGGTTCTCTCTTCTCAACTAATGTTGTCACTAAGTGGTCCACGCTCACTGTTGCGAGTGCATCTCTAAGTAAAGAGCGGCCCCGTAAATTATTGTCAAAATGGGCTACATGGGCAGACACACTAAACAATGCCCTGCAAGCCAGGCAATCATTCACACAGAGCATTGAACAACCTGGATATCTGCCACAAACTTGCTTGTAGTCATGGAAAGCCTTCTATGTTAACCTTCCACAGCAGCCTGGCTTATCAACAATTATGGCTGATTTCCAATGCAGGCATGGgtaatcaagtaaaatatacatgtTTTGTTGGCAAATGTTTTGCTATATGGTCATTTTTGTATTTCCAACAGTGCTGTAGAGCTTCATTGCAAAGGGCCTTAGTGTGTCATACTGATCTCTTGTATTTGAGAGAGAAAAGGTGCTGATCTCTGGTTGCCAGTGGGCGGTATCAGGCAGAGCCATCTGTTTCCACTGCAATCAAGAGGAAAAGGAGGGCTACAGTCACGTCCAAACACAAGCCACTCATGAAACGCACCTCTGTGCTGAATCTCTGACTCACTAAACCAGTCTTAGCAATTTCAGGGGGCTCTATAATCTATTCAAGAGTTATCTCAAAGAATACCACTGACAAATACTTTATATAATGGAAAATTTGTTGTTCATAATCATGATAAAGTTTCCACCCCTAACTCTCCATATTCTCTGTAATGTTTTTAGTCATGCAAAACATAAGGACATTTGTGAGGAAGTTGGAAATAAATGACAGACACACAAAGGTCAACAAGTTCCAGCATGTCTGGACTTGTCTGCAGATGTATCAATAAACTTGTGGAGTTTAAAAAGTGCTCTCAAGCCAAAAATGCAAACAGTGGAGGCAGTTGAAAGCCAAGACCTTTGAGAGGGGAAAACCATAAATAGTGTTTTCATATAGACGAAGAACTCTCTGTTTTCCATAAATCAACTAGTAGATAGTTGCGTTACAGAACTGAAACTTTTACTTTTCTGAAGAAAAAGTAGCGTTTGACGCCAAATGCTTACCAGAGATTTATAATGGTTTCTTGGCTGTGTGTTGCTTGGTTGTTAGGTTGGAGAACCAACCTTCAAGCAACGCTGTGATTATTTACTGAAAAGCTAAATCTATTAAAAGTAGTTTTTGTTCATTgaattaaactttaaataaaataaaatataaacattggATGAAAAACTCAAAATGTTACTTTGGCAactgactgaaataaaataggtttaagttgaaataaaaatagtgctgtcaaatgattaatcgcgattaatcacatccaaaataaaagttattgtttacataatatgtgtgtgctgtgtatatttattatgcatgcatgtatatatttcagaaaaatatgctttttatgtgtgtgtgtgcatttatatgtacatagtaaatatatacagcacacacacatatattatgtaaacaaaaacttttattttggatgcgattaatcacgattaattgtttgacagcactcaataaaaataaatattttaaaaatacatttaaaaaaaataatttgaaacatgacaaaattactaaaacaaaaactgaaaatataaaaataaaagttgattacatttaaaaataaatactaaaatattaatgcatgtctaatactaaaataacactgcctCCACGTCTCTTCACATCTCTGTATGGCTTGGGTCTCTCCTTTAATGAAATATGAGATTTCTGACCATTTGATGTATCATTCATATCCAATAGAAGCCATGTTATATTGAGatttagggtgaatcccatttctctgtcttaacCCTTCCCCTTCTCCTACCccttcgtcttacccctagcccttgtccctcgaaaccgagtggtaagcgctaggggtgaaaacatacccctatgaaatgagacaccacttggttacggttacaTCATCATACACCttcgctagctggctgctacgtcaccagagccgacaagtgttgatcacaaactttggagTTTAGTTAAAACTGTAGccatgcatggagtccattcaaggctagtctacgggactgttgtgcaaatagctcgcgaaaatgcttggttttaaggggtatctactACTTCCCCgtagccctacccctcgatcaaaacgagaattgggatagcccttactctcacgtgaacgtgcaaaactaaggggaaggggtaagacagagaaatgggattcacccttaatACTTAGGCTTCGGGGTTTGTCCATAACTTCAGCAAGCACCTCAGAGACTGATGTAAAGGGTCAACTTGATCTAGTTCAACGTGATTTTGATGCACAAGGAGTTAGTAGCACACACTGACCCAACAATACGAAATTCAGCACCAATTCAACTCTGATTGTACTCAGAGGCCTGAGGGCTCTAGTgttacacaatttaaatactGCGTACGTCAGGTCTATTGATGTCACCCAACTGAAACATTTAGAGGAGTACTGGATCAGTCTGTACTCAATCTGGAGCTGAGATAACAGAGCCCTTTTTCTTGACAGGACACAGAAGTCAGAACGACcatgaacaaatcattctttCTGAATTATAAATCTTTCACTAAAAAGAAGTGGCTTTTTGAGAATTTTTGAAACTTAATAGTCACTGGTGAAtatctaattaaaataaaatgtcataatttttgttccacagaagaaagaaaatcataatcgtttggaatgacatgaacaacagaattttcttttttagttGAACTATCACAATAAGAAAAGCCACAGTAGAGATCTATTAAAGTAATTATAATTACTGATAAAGTTACCACCCATCTACAagtcaaaacatttttgagtgaGATTTTTAAGTGGTGTCAATTCAAAACAACTAAACAGATTCTGTTCTCCACAACAAAATATAAGATGGTACAAAATATAAGAAAGCCTTTTAAGGATATTTAATccatagtttaaaaaaagatgcatAATCAGACCCGAATTGATAATTTGACCTATTATCATATCAAAGTATTCTGTTTCTCTGCATTATTCATCAAGACTTACGCTGATGCATTTTTCATTGACTTTAATCATGGTGTCAGATAAACCTCTTTTCTGAATCACAATTAAATGTACAATGTTTCATACACAGAACATGTGGGTGTGCATCGTGTGGCACGCAGATGACACAACAAAGAGACATAGGGTTTAGTACTTTTCAATCAAAAAtctatacttttattcagaatgatggattaaattgatcaaaagtgactatAAAGAcctttacattattaaaaataaattcatttcaaatgaacgctcttttaaactttctattcatcaaagaatcccgaAAAAATTAAGCAGTACTATTTTTGACATTGATgttaatgagaaatgtttcttgagcaccaaatcagcatattagaattatttctaaaggatcatgtgatcctgaagactggagtaatgatgctgaaaatttagctttgccatcacaggaataaatacaattttaaaatatattaaaatatataaaacagtaatttaaattgtaataatatttcacaatattacagtttttactgtatttttgatcaaataaatacaactcatggtgagcataagagacattcttcaaaaaaaaaaaaaaaaaaaatacttaactCTTTGCTAACGTGTTAACCATGGTGAAAGTAAGAAATGAAACGCCTGCTTTTTAACCTAAACATATGACTTTGTCTCATAAATATCCCACAGCTCTCATAACCTGACGTTGCagttgtttgatgttttgagtAAGCCTGCATGAgtaaaaagtaacagtaaaaagCTGGGGTGTGTTTCTCACTCTGACTGAGCAATCTGCTGTCACCCACTTGCCAGTTTTTCCAGAGGCAGTCTTAGAATCAGTGAATCACATTCGGGAACCACAACAAAATGGAGTCTGATAGGAGTTTTGTTTCCTTTTGACAGCTTCTTCCATTTCTTTAGCACAACTTCATAGCACTCTGCCCCCTCATTGGCCAAGTTCAGCTGGTGGGCTGAGCTGAGTAACACAAACTGTGACACTGTTGGCCAGGTCATAACACTTATATGCTCTAGTGTAAATAAACTGAGAGACCTTTATACAAACACATGTGACCTCATCCCATATTTTTAGCTTTTAGTTACGTGAAAAGTATTAAAGGGACaggtcacccaaaaaatgaaaattctgtcctcatgttgttccaaactgaaaaaagtcaaaaaggtttgaaacaacatgaggttgaataaatgatgacagaatgttcatttttgtgttaactatccctttaaattttcCACTTACTGCTGTAGGCTGTGTCAGGGGGCGGGACACTCTCATACTAGGGAGCACTTGATTGGACCAAATCAGTGTagtgcaggatgagtcatcaAAAATTTGGGTCTGTTTTCctatataaaactgcaaatatCAAATGCATATATCTCATAAAGATTCATATTGTCAGATTTTCTTCTCAATTTTCGACTTCAAGACCCCATTTTGTCAAAGACgatttttaaatgtgtacttCTGGGACTTCTGTTCAGGCCCGGTTCTATGGGGGTGCTAAGCACCCTCAAACGAAATCAAAAGCACCCTCAGTTAAAGCTGtattaactgtattttattgCAGATTTGGCAAACTATCCAGTGCATTATGGTTTGCGCTCTGGTGATCAATTTCTATTTCAACGTGTTTTTGCAGCAttgagcaatgtagccaatcacagacatgtcTGTTGATTTCTTGAATCAGAGGCgtttaagttagaatccactcactgctcacTGAGTTTTTGTTCAGGTTGAGTTCAGCGCGAatcatctcattataacaaagtgttgacgcaatgtaaataagagattcgttgtgcagcGTAGAGAACTTTATTGATAACGTATCTTTGTGAGATCACGATGAACtaagatgagtgacagctttttagtgattatgAACGGATGAACGCTCTTTGCGCCATAGCAACAGActccactaatatatatattcagtaatTTAAGAAGCACCCTCAGTGATTTGATTCTGGAGCCGGGCCTGCTTCTgttgttacaaaaataaactcaaaaatatgttttcaacTCAAAAGCATTTTGATTAAGATTATGTTAatataactaaattaaataattgtgagACTTTTTTAGCTCCCCTTTGCTGAGGCCCACTTGTGGAAACTTGCCCAAACCACTGGTACAGATGACTTTAGAGCAAACAGACATGAATTAAATGCCACAAAACTCCATTTGGGATTTTATGGGGACTTTAAGGAAAACCTCATGGTAATCTACAGAAAGGGGAAGTGGTCAAACCTATCGAAAGAGCAATTGCTGATGTTTAGCGACTGGTTTTAATTAGGAACTTCCTCAGTCCCAGCACATGGCAACACTCTGAAGACCAAACAAGGCCTTGTCCGCTGGCTTGTTCAGTGTTTCCTGACAAAAGCAGGGATTGTAGGGGTGGTGGGTGATGGGAGACTGTTGTGAACTTCCTCTGGACACCGGCACAGGCCCAGGGCAGGGCCAGATAAGCAGAGCTTTGTGTGTAGATGAATTTTCAGGGAAAGCCCCCTAGTTTGCCTCAGCAAAAAAATAATGAGGgtgtatttgtttgtgaaaGGGGTCTGTCATTAAACCAAAGACATTTACAACAAAGTGTGAATGAACTGATTCATGTGAAACTGGTTAAGGGTGGAATGGCGACTTCCCTTTCAGTCTTGTTATTCTTTATTTCACATGTGATGAAAGTCACACTGTGGTAAGTAAAAGCGTTTGTTTGACTTTTAACACTGTTTTCTCAGTTTTTGGGTCAATACAATCACCCTAAAGACCGATTTGTCTCACTGCAAAGCTCTGCTTCGACTTTCAAGATCTGATGTGTCAGCAGCAGGCTCATTCGAcaaaaacattaactaataggATCAATATTGCAGGCAAGATGTCTCTACAGCAGCCAAGGATGTGGACACCTCCTATTACTTGTTTGTCGCTGCCAaagttttcatttgattttgtaAATTGTACATCACATTATATCTGGTTTTAAGTTACTTTAGTTTCCATATGCCAATATACCGgccaatatattttaaatattacaaatgaaaatgaactaaaaaaaatagagaaaaattatataatttctgCTATATTGTTGTTTGACCTCttcaattcatttaattatttttacttgACTCATTGATTTCTCATACACAGATAGCTGACACAGTCCTCAAATGAATAATAACATGTAATATGACACATGGATGGCTGATCTTTTCTTAAGCTGTGAATTATTAATAACGTATTGTCAGTATGACCCactctccctgctcattcacCACCTGGATTGGAAATGTATCATTGTGACGCAAATGGAAATATAATTGGAATTAATATACAAAACGCTTTTTAAGCATTTCATGGATCATGTACTATGCAAACAATCCAAAATCAGAGCCGGATTAACTTaaatgaaagaggacaaatacaCCGCTTCGAATGATTTCAGACTAAAGTACAACATCTGTCCTTTGACTTTAAGCTTTAtcattttcattctttctttctttgaacCTTCTCTTTTTACAGGCCCAAATATTATGCCAGACCAATAAGACATTCCAAAGTAACAGATAGGGGGAATTCCCACAACATTCCCTGCTGATTATTACAGCAGCCTGGATCCCAGATGCACCTCACAGCAGCACTAAAGCCAAAGGCTTGAAGTCGATGTATAAAAACATCAGTGGATTTATGCATCTCCTACATGTTTAGACAAAGTGATTTACTTCTGTTAGACACGACTTTGTACTTTCCCTCAAAGTTAAAGTAcaaagtttttgtttggcatacatattttatcagtaaaaagtacgatattgtGACCCAAAGCCAGAATAATCATATTGAATTTTTGTGaataacaacaaatattttttctaaTCAGAAGCAGTGACGTTCAAGATTATAAACCCGTTCCAGTTATTTATAGAACAGATAAAACCATGAACTATCTTAGGACAAAAACAGTTAAATCAGCTGATAGCATGGgaaaataaacatatacatttaaattaattcagaGAAGCACACCcaccccatatatatatataaaacatatacatatatcgTATCTTAACAGGCCAGACTCAACATTCTGATAAGTCTAAGATATTGATTTGAATTCAGCCCATTCAAGAGAGACTCTGAGGTTTTTCATCTCAGCTTCTCACGTTGAAGGCCGTTAGCTGAACTCAAAATGAGACACATTACTGTTATTAGCTATACACTGTCAGTCAACGCTGAGTTTGTTCAGTTCTGAACTtttctttcacagaaatatGTGGGTGTTTATGCTTGATCCGTTGACAGGGTTTTTCAGAGGTGACATTCAGAACAGTGGGAGGTTACGGTTTTGAAGGTGTGCAACACTGACGACAATGTAATCGAGGGAGACGAGAGTATCACGCGCTGAAACAGAAAGACACTCAGGGAGACTGTGGGCGGAGGACAAGTCCTTTACTCAGTCAGAGGAAAACCCAAAAGGGGCCTTTcctaacaataataataataatagagatGAAGTTGGTGAAGAAGAATGTGAATGTAAAGAATGTGAAGACTACAGTaaatctaaagaaaaaaaactatatgtGAAATTATAAGAAAtactgagaattttttttttttaaatatgtataatctatttatttatttattacatacacacacacatatatatatatatatatatatatatatatacacacatatatatatatatgtatatgtatatatatatataatttatttattacacattatcaatatctatctatatatataatttatactttttttattcattcatttacctTGCTTAATACTTTATTGCAGCGTAAATAAATACTTGTGTCTCAGAAGCGTGGAATGCAAGACACTGTTCATCTGTCAGGCCGGGACAGCCCCGTGCCGGTCTCTCCAAAAACTCCCCAGTTCTTCACAGTCATAAACCAGACATCTCTAACTATCTGCTGCTCATTTTTCTAGAGTAGAGAAAGAgggactaaaaaaaaaaaaagaacaacaacaacaaagaacaaGAAATCTGCTGGGGAATTTATTGTACTTTCTCCTGCCCCAAACTGCTTATGAATAAAGCATGATAATTCTGGGATGTTCTCTGTCATGGGTAccaa
This portion of the Onychostoma macrolepis isolate SWU-2019 chromosome 02, ASM1243209v1, whole genome shotgun sequence genome encodes:
- the LOC131521699 gene encoding dynein light chain Tctex-type 4 isoform X1, with protein sequence MHLVPGHSSTPAFPLDGIKCVLENFFIMANRPLPLSQETLAQFNRSMSTEPGASGPPRRRLGSISTRRSSKDQSKDQPHHRPLFLRSMTVPSSESSFLSPNVSNSHISMGKRFSFAGWHQGGRVSFSGLYLQQPIQEVYVENTYRMGPEPGCHFSASRTQQILQATLDSYLEGVCYSPDSCSQLCQMLADLVLSKLKDVNPPRYKLVCQVVVGQSGKQGIRVASRSLMNPNTDNYTSAVFHNHSLFAVALVHAMYFE
- the LOC131521699 gene encoding dynein light chain Tctex-type 5 isoform X2; translated protein: MANRPLPLSQETLAQFNRSMSTEPGASGPPRRRLGSISTRRSSKDQSKDQPHHRPLFLRSMTVPSSESSFLSPNVSNSHISMGKRFSFAGWHQGGRVSFSGLYLQQPIQEVYVENTYRMGPEPGCHFSASRTQQILQATLDSYLEGVCYSPDSCSQLCQMLADLVLSKLKDVNPPRYKLVCQVVVGQSGKQGIRVASRSLMNPNTDNYTSAVFHNHSLFAVALVHAMYFE